One Thermoanaerobacter kivui genomic window, CATAAATCAAGGTACAATAAATTTCTCAGATATTAATAATGTAAAAACATGGGATAAATTATTTGATTTTAATCCAATGAGTAGTGGAACAATAACTACAAAAAAGATAAGTGGCGTTGCAGATTTAACATGGTATAAAGGCTGTGCTCCTACATAAGCAGCTAACTTGATTTATTATTGGGATTCGCATGGATATCCTAACCTTGTTACTACTGAAACTTCTAATCAGGTAATAGAAAAATTGGCAACGTATATGGGAACAGATAGTAGTGGAAGTACAAATGTTTTTAACATTATACCTGGTACTATTCAATATATAAAATCAAAAGGATATACAAATTTCGATGGTTATAATTTAAATCCGCCTACATATTATGATATAAGAAATGAAATAGATAATTCAAGACCTCTATTATTATCGGTAATAGGACATCCAACTTATAAAAATCACACAATGACATGTGTTGGATATGAATACACAACAGAACTAGGGCAGATAACAGAAAAATATGTAATAGTACATGATACATGGAGTAGTACTCCTGCAGATGTATATATTACATTTGATGGGACGTTTAAATATGCGGATATATTTATTCCATGAAGAAGGTGGTATTATGATATCAAAAAAATGGATAATTTCTATAATTTCTATGCTACTTATTTTAGTGCTTACAGGATGT contains:
- a CDS encoding C39 family peptidase produces the protein MATYMGTDSSGSTNVFNIIPGTIQYIKSKGYTNFDGYNLNPPTYYDIRNEIDNSRPLLLSVIGHPTYKNHTMTCVGYEYTTELGQITEKYVIVHDTWSSTPADVYITFDGTFKYADIFIP